The nucleotide window ATTCTTATAAATCGATTGTAAATGTTGTGATTGTTCCAATAGTTCATCAATCTCTCGATTCGCCATATCAGCTGACTGCACAGAAAGCTTGTAGCTCGCCGGCACTTCTCCAATCCCAATTCGATACTGCAAGAAATCAGGGCTCTCAAGCGTCCGCTCCCATAGTCGGTCTGACACCTGGCTCGTCATGTATTTCATACGTTCGAAAGTGGGGTAATGGAAGGTCATGACCTCACGTTGCTTATCGGCTAAGTCCTGCAATTCGACCCGCTTTGTTTCCAAATACTGTGTGTATACACGTTTCCGACGCTTCTTCTCTTCTTTGGATTTTTTCTTGTCTTTGAAATATTGCACGGTTGAAGTAATCAACGTTGTGGTAAACATGACAATGGACACAATGATGAAGATTCCTCTTGGAATCAGTAACGCCACGAGTCCCATCACAATTAACATCATGAGTGGTGGCAGAATAATTAGCCAAAGACTACGCCCCGATTGCCTCGATTCCTGGCTCGGAAAGGAGAACTGAACCTCATCGTTAGGTGGTTCATATACCATTCTTGGCGTACGGCGATACATGGGGTACTTCTTCTCCATCTCAGACTGAGGGACTTTGGTTCGTTGTAAGGAAGTCGGGGTCTCTTCCTTTGATTGAACTTGTAATAAGTCTTCTTCAATGAATGTCCATACAGTCCCATTTACAAAGCAAACATCCCCAACATGAACAATACAGGACTCTTCTACGATCGCTCCGTTCACATATAGGAATAGCCCCTGTGGCTTTACCTTCCATCCTGTTGGATGACGTTCTACTTCTACTTGCCCTTCTTCACGGAATGGATAAATCGGTAAAGTTACTTCTCCACCCTCCGTAGATAAGGTGAATTGTTGATGTGTTCCGACATAGAACGTTTCCGTAATAGGGGCTGATGATGTAAAGAGAAACGTTACATCTATTGAGCCAATCGTGACTGACGTTACCTCATTTGGAGGAATCGATACGAATGGACGCTCGTCTTTCAATAATTCCAGTTCACCGTTAGTCGAATGAACACGTAGCTCCTGCTCCTTTAGGTTTACGCCACTTAACGTAACCGTGTCTTGCACTCGATTTCCAATCGTCATCGTTCGTTCTTCTTGATGAGAGAGTTTAATAGATTGATAGGTATTGTCGTGAAATACCCATAAGGTGTTCATGCTGTCACCGCCTCTTTCAATCGGTTTCCACTCATCCATTATGAGTTTGTTCCTTCATTTTCTTCTTGTTCTTCTCGTTCTTCTTCATAATCCTTCAGCTCACGTTCAATCTCATCAAGCTCTTGTTTTCTTTCCTCACTACTCAAATCCCGGTTCGCTTTTACCTGTTCTCGATACTTTAATAGACCGAACATGATTAAATCTCTGTCTTCAAGAAAGCGAGCTACCTCTAAAGCTTCTTCTGCCTGCCCCCTGCCAATTTGAATCCAGTACTCATAATAATCAGGGTCAGATTGCAATGACACGCTGTTCATGACCGTTTCCTTCTGGTCTTCTGTTAGCGACTCATTGGTTATGTAAGATACGGCTAGCTCATATTGACTCACCTTTGGAATTCGCTCAATTGGATAAGGTTGCAATGCAGTGACAACTTCACTGTACTCATCCTTAAGAAAGCTTTCCTGCGCTGCTACAATTTGGTCTTGCTTCGGCTGAAGAAAGAATAGGGAGTAAATGCTGTACACCATAACAGGCAAGAGAATAATGGACACACCGAGCAACGCGAACCGATTTGTTTTCCATTTCTTATGAGTGACTTGAATATAACTTGACTCCTGTTGACGCAAGTCCTCTATTCTGTTCTCAAGGATTTCGATTAGTTGCTGAAACGTCTTCGCTTCGACAACCTTCTGTGCCAGATCAGACAATTTAAGCGTTTCATAGAAACGTAAATATTGAATAAAGGAATACGCCGGAGCTACAAGTGCAGCTACAAGTGCTCGTGTTTCATAAAGCAGTTGTTCGTTATCTCGTTCGTACGGAGGAAGACTCTCTTTTACTCCGTAATGAAGTAAATAAGGCTTTAACCCACGGTCAAACACCATATTCTCTGGACTTACAATTGGGTGGAGTCTACGAATAGAATGCCCCTCAACCTCTTTCACAAGTCGATAAGCACTCATGGCACGTTCCTTCTCCCCCTCCTTAAGGACATGCTGGAAACGAACATAGGACTGAGGGACAACATGCTCAATCGAGACATCATCTTCTCCCATTTTGATTGTCTTCTTTATATGTGGATGAAGATCACGAAGCACATGTACTTCCTCTAATTCGTCCATTTTCACCTTCTCTTGTTGAAACTGAAAGGTGATGACCGATGCTTCCTCATGAATCTCCGCTTCTAATTGCTCCTCTAAATACGTTCGTTCATCTTGTGACATTCCGGATAGCTCCTTCACAAAATTTCAATTCGATCCCCCGTCAGTACACCCGCATCCACAAGTCGTTCATTTCCTGGTAGAACGACCCGCTTATTCGAAATACGGACCCAGTATCCTTGCCGGGGTGGGGTTTGGAATTTCTTAAGTTGCCAAACCAAATCTACGAGCTGTTTAATCGTATGGTAATTTGATAATCTTAAATCAAATGAGTCACCTGATTCGTAGTGAGACACATCAATCGTTATTTCTATGTACAATCGAAATTCACCTCATTAAGGAGGGAGCGCTCATGGAATAAGCGCTCCCTCACCAATCATTATGCTTGGATTAGCCGCGGATTTGGTTCGCAACTTGTGTATCAGCGTCTTCAAGCGCACGCGCAGTATTCGTTAACTGAGCAGCAACATCTTCAAGAAGTTGTTGAATTTGAATGACTGAAGGACGAAGGGACTGGTACTGTTCACCGAATGCACGACTAGATTCACCTTCCCAAATTCCTTCAAGTTCTTGAATCATGCTGTCTAGACGAGAGATTTGCTCCCCTACTTGACCTGCTTCATTTGAGTAGCGACCTGACATGCTTACTAATTCTTCTGGTGTTAAACGAATATTCCCTGCCATCTTAATCTCTCCCTTTGTTAAATTTGGCAACCTTCTTTATATGAATCAGATTACCCAACGACCAAATTGAGACGAACGTCTCCATAGGTTTTTCACACATGTTGCAATTGCCTTACGCATTCTCCTACATCGTTCTCTTAAATTCGGTACATATTACCAATAACATATATACCCAGACTACAGAAGACAAAACCTAAATTGTAATAAAAATCCAAACTTCTATCCTACGCAGGTTTCATTTCAATATAGGAACTTAGAACTACCACGCAACTCTTCTACAGGTACAAAGGCTGTATAAATGAAATGAACAGCCATTCAATCTTTAACAACTCGCTATTGAACCCCATAAGAAAAAGCCCAGCTTCTGCTGAGCTTTGCAACCTTCCTTTGAACTAATTGTTAGAGGTAAGTCTATCCTTATACTGGGGTAGACTGCGCTCTTTTCACAAATGTAATTTCATCTTCCACAACCCCACAAGCTCCACATTGCACGCGAAGTTTCGTCCCATTGTATTTCATATGCATGGGTGGAGTCTCATTGACTTCATACTCTTCCACGAGTTCCCCAGATTGCGGGTTCAACTTCACTGGCTTTACCACTTGCTCAATAAGATTGAAACGTGTACGATTTGTTTTGCAGTTCGGGCATAGATATGCTTGCATTCATCGTCACCTACCTGAAGGTTTTCTCATAGTTTGTGCAAGCAGTGAAAAGACTATGTATGAAATGTAGTGGATGGATCGTAGCGTTGAGAGAAATCGCCTCAGTTAAATACTCGCTTAAACACGTAACTCACCCGGTCATACCCCATCTGTTCCTCATAGAAATCGTGCGCTCCGTGGCGACTTAGCCCAGAAGAGAGAGCAACGCTTGTAAAGGCATGCTGACGGGCCCAATCTTCTACATAACTAAGCAGAATCTCCCCTAGACCCTTGGAACGATGCATTTCATCTGTTACCAAATCGCACACCCATACAAACCGTCCATAATACAAAGTCGTCATCGGCTTGAATCCGACTACGGATACAATAGCTCCGTTCATGGAGTAAGCAACTAGATGATAACGGTCGACTTCCATCGCTTCCCGTACGAGGGCTTTATATTCCTCTTCTTCTAAATGCGTCCGTAGTTGACGCATAATCGGATAAGCCGATAAAATTTCTTCGTCACGATGTAAATGATGAATCATGTTCCATCCCCCTTTTACACAATTTAACACAAGGAGGTCTACCTGCCTATGTACGTCCGACCCTTTCGACGAGAGGATTTATCGGCATGTTTACACATTTTCCATGAGGCTGTTCACCGTACAACTGGAAAGGACTATTCAGCTCATCAGCGTGAGGCATGGGCCCCTGATCCGATACCAGAAGCCATGAAAGCACGTTGGTTACATACTTTTCTTCAGCATAGGAGCTTTGTAGCAATTGAAGGGTCTGATGTGATTGGATTTGCTGACATGAATGAATCTGGCTACGTTGACCGGATGTACGTGCATCCATTCTTTCAACGAAAGAGCGTTGCGACCTTATTGCTACACCGCCTTGAAGAAGAAGCCCATGACTTATTAATCGAGACATTGTCTACACACGCAAGCTTCACCGCCCTCCCCTTCTTTAAACAGCACGGTTTCAAAGAAGTGGATACACAAACAGTAACCATTAACGGAGCCTCCCTTTCCAATGTAGCTATGACGAAAGCACTGAGACATTTAGACGATTAGTCTAATTTAAAAGCAGGTATAGTACTAGTAATCATGTACGGATTGCAATTCTTCATTTGCCACTTCATCGTGAGTTCAATCAATTACACTAATTCACTTATCGTCTCCATGTATAACGAACCGTTCGTCTGTCTACACTTAAAGTAATGACTAAATTTTCAGACATTAATAGGAGGTTGAACCATGGAGGGAAACTTTACTAAAGGATGTGCGTGGGGTGTGTTGCTTAGTCTGCCTTTATGGGGCATCATCATTGCACTCGTTAAATTCGTCTTGAAATAGAAAAGGAGCGCTAGCTTATCAAGCCACGCGCTCCTTTTTTGTGTTATTGTATTTCTTGCTTCCAATTCTTATAATCATGAATGGCAATACCTGCGTACCCCGCTTCTTTCCTTAACTCTTTATTGAGTTTAGTAAGTTCAGACGTCAACGCCTCTGATCCTTTCCCATAGAAGGTAGTGTGGTCGCCTTCTGAGGTATTAATAATGTTCACTGCCACTACGAGTGAGTGGTTGTTGTCCGATGCTTCCTCCATTAGTGGGGTCACAATACTCTTAATGCTGTTCGGGCCTGTGGCTTGATCACGGTAAGCCATCACAGTCATGGAATCCAATTGTCCAAGCATCCAGTTACTTAACGTTTCGTCACCATTTGGCACAGTAATCTTATGAATCCAGAATGGGAAGTCGCCACTTACCATCAGGGAATCATCTTCTTTCACTTGCTGAACAAGTGCTTCAACATTTCCCATCCAGTCTTTCACGACCTGTTCTTGGTTTCCTTCCCACTTCGGAAGCAAATACGGCTCTATATCCACATGAATCCCTTGGAACTGCGCCTCTTCAGGTACGTTCTCGTTATAAGTCTGTACGATAGAAGCAAAGCCTTGAACAGTACGCTTATGCTTTGATAACGCCCAGTTAGGGTCTCCTCCTAACGCGAAGACTTCTATATCACGCTTACCAGCTTCTTCAATGAAATCCCGGTACTGCTCTGGACGGAAATCTTTCGTACTGACATGCACATAAATACGGTTTATCCCTTCTTGCTTGGCGAATTCCACCACTTCTTGAGGCGATTCTTCTACTGAAGACGTATCCCAAATCCATGTTGCCTTCACTCGGTCTTGATTTCCACCCACAGTCATCCACACTCCTAATGAAACGAAAAGAGCTAGCAGAACTAGCCCTTTCCCCAAACGTTTCCGATTCATTCTGACACTCCTTCTATGAAGTCGTGCTTGCATACGGCATTTTGCAAACATCGTAGGTCATGGAATAGTTATGAATCTTTGTAGAGGCTTCTGCCTTAAAATCCATAATATCGACATTTGGTCCAATGACACAACGCTCGCCAATGATTGTTTGGCCACGTAAGTGAACACGGGGTTCGATCTTAGAATCTCGTCCCACAACGACGTCTGCTCCAATATAGGTGGAGGATGGGTCAATAATGGTGACTCCGTTATTCATATGCAGCTCTAGAATTCGTTCTCGCATCATATGCTCTGCCCTTGATAACTGGATACGGTCATTGACACCAAATCCTTCTTCGACTCGACTCGTACTCGTTGCAGAGATTGTATGACCCGCCTTCTTTAGAATCTCAATAACGTCTGGCAGGTAGTATTCACCTTGAACATTATCCGTACTTACATTATCCAGCGCTTCGAACAAGAGTTCATTATCAAAGCAGAACATGCCTGTATTGATTTCAGTAATCGCCTTTTCTTCTTCAGTGGCGTCTTTGTGTTCAACGATTCTTGCTACGTCACCTGTATCATCACGAACGATACGACCATATCCAGTGGCATCATCAACAAGGCTAGTTAGAATCGTAGCCGCTGCCCCCGTCTCACGGTGATAGTTAGCGAGATTCGCTAAGGTGCGCTCCGTAATTAAAGGCGTGTCCCCTGTTAGAATTAGCGTGGTGCCTGGTTTACCAGCAAGGTCATCCTTCGCCATCATAACGGCATGGGCTGTGCCAAGCTGTTCCTCTTGAAGCGCATAGCGGACACTGTCTCCTACATGTTCTTGGATCATCTCAGCTTTGTGACCAACGACCGTAACAATCTCACTTACTGAAATCGCGCGTAGCCTATCAATAATGTGCTGAACCATCGGCTTCCCACATACAGGGTGAAGGACCTTTGGCAAGTCAGATTTCATTCGTGTCCCTTTGCCAGCTGCAAGCACAACTGCATACGTTTCATTCATCTTGTTCTCCACCTTTCTCGTATTCTCCCTATTTATACATTCACAAATGGTTTCAAATCGTCCATAATCTCGTTTAGCAATTCTTTATCTTGGCTAATCTCACCATTATGCACCTGAGCGTTGACTTTCTCCATTAAACCAAGTAAACAATACTGACTTAACTCTGTCTTTGGTCGCTCTTTGCTTTCGTTCATTATTCTACCGTTACACTCTTCGCTAGATTACGAGGTTTATCTACATCGTTGCCTAGTTCAAGCGCTGTATAATAGGAAATGAGCTGTAGGGGTACAACAGATAGAATTGGTGTAAGGAGTGCATGCGTAACTGGGATGTAGCATGTTTCGTCTACATATTGCCAAATTTTCATGTTCCCTTCTAGCGCTACACCAAGCACTTGTGCACCGCGGGCTTTCACTTCTTGAATGTTTCCTAGCATCTTCTCATACACTTCTTCTTGTGTGTTAAGCGCAACGATTGGCGTTCCTTCCTCAATTAAGGCAAGCGTGCCGTGCTTCAACTCACCAGCAGCATAAGCTTCTGAGTGAATATAAGAGATCTCTTTCAGCTTCAGAGAACCCTCAAGTGATACCGCATGGTCAATTCCACGACCCAGGAAGAATACGCTCTTCGCATCCTTAATGGATTCCGCGTACCAGCGAAGACCTTTCGTATGCTCAAGGATTTCTGTAATTTGGTCCGGTGTTTGTTGTAAGGATTGTACAAGTTCGTTTCGATACTCGGCTGTAATTTGCTCTTTCAACTGAGCCATGTAAATCCCAATCAAGTAGAAGGAAAGAATTTGCGTTGTATACGCCTTGGTAGAGGCCACTGCAATTTCAGGTCCTGCATTCGTTAGAATAACTTGGTTTGCCTCGCGGGCGATGGAGCTTCCGACTACGTTCGTAATCGCAAGTACTTGTGCGCCTAGCTTTTGGCTTTCACGCAGCGCTGCCAACGTGTCTGCTGTCTCCCCGGATTGGCTAACCACAATGACAAGTGTCTTTTCATCTACAATTGGGCGACGGTAACGGAACTCAGATGCTACTTCTACATCAACTGGAGTACGTGTTAGTTCTTCAATAACAGATTTACCGATTAATCCTGCATGATAAGCCGTTCCGCAAGCAACAATGCTTACTTTATTCCAGCCGTTCACTTTATCCTTCGTCCACTGCAACTCATCAAATACAATAGAACCATTCTCCGAATTCACACGACCTGCCATCGTATTTTGAAGAGCTTTCGGCTGCTCATGAATCTCTTTCAGCATGAAATGGTCGTATCCATTCTTCTCCGCCTGTTCCATATCCCAATCTACAACGAAGAAGTCGCGTGTAATTGGATTTCCAGTAACCGTTTCAAGCAGGGACACGTGGTCTTTAGTCAGGACAGCCATTTCCCCGTCTTCTAGAATGTGCATGTTACGTGTATGTTCTAGAATAGCCGGGATATCAGAACTGATGAAGTTTTCATTCTCACCTGCACCGATAATCAGTGGGCTTGATTGACGTACTGCAAATACTTTCCCTGGTTCATGCTTCGTCACAATCGCTAGCGCATAAGCTCCGTCAATGCGTTTAATTGCTTGTTGAATCGTTGAGATCATATCGTCGTCGTAAAGGTGCGTAAACAAGTGGGCAACGACTTCAGAATCCGTCTCAGATTTGAAAACGTAGCCTAAGTCTTTAAGCTCTGCTTTCAAGTCTAAGTAGTTTTCGATTATACCGTTGTGAACAACTGCAAAGTCTTGGTCTTTATCTGTGTGTGGGTGAGAGTTCGCATCACTCGGCGCTCCGTGAGTAGCCCAGCGTGTGTGACCGATTCCAACCGTTCCTGTTAATGGAGAAGTACCGAGCTGATCTTCTAAGTTCTGAAGGCGACCTTCTGCTTTACGTACGCCGATGGATTCACCGTTATAAACAGCAATGCCTACAGAATCATAGCCACGATATTCAAGCTTTCCTAGTCCATTTGTAAGTATGTTTTGAGATTCCTTTGTCCCGATATAACCAATGATTCCGCACATGATGATTCATCTCCCTTTTATAAGTTACGTATTTGTATTAAGTGTACGACTAGAGGAAAGACGGGAAAGGCTCCTCACCCTTCCCTCCCCTTATATAACCTTGAGATTCTATACTTTACTTAAAGCGCTACGGAGTGGGCTTCGCGTTTGTTGACTTTAGAAGCGGTTCCTAGCTTGTGGATGTGTGGCATGTCGAATTGTTCGAATGCGTTACGTGTATCCACGATTGGAACACCAAGGTCTGCAATCGCTTCGTAATCAAAGTCACTATGGTTCGTTACAAGGACAACGGCGTCGTATTGCTTGATTTCATCTAGACTGTTCTGAATTGAGCGAACCACTTCTCCTTCATCATCAATGAAGCTATGAGCGTGTGGGTCTAGATAGTCTACATTCGCACCATTCTCTTTATAGAGTTCGTATAAATAAAGGCCTGGGGATTCGCGCAGGTCACTGATGTTCGGCTTGTACGCCATTCCAAGAATTAGAATTTTCGAGCTGTTGATCGATTTCCCGTAAACATTCAATACTTGAGATGTTTTGCTTACGACTACATCTGGCATATTGTTGTTGATGGACTGGGCAAGGTCGATAAACTTGCTGTAGAAGCGGAAGCCTTTCGCTTTCCAAGACAGATACATTGGGTCTAGCGGAATGCAGTGACCGCCAATCCCTGGTCCTGGCTGGAATTTCATAAATCCAAATGGCTTCGTAGCTGCTGCATCAATTACTTCCCACACGTCGATATCCATGCGTTCACACATCATGGCAATTTCATTCACGAAGGCAATGTTTACGCTACGGAACGTATTCTCAAGTAGCTTGGACATTTCCGCAACTCGCGGAGAAGACACTGGTACAACGTTCCCAATGTAGTTGCTATAAAGCATCGTACCAACTTGGTTACAACGCTCTGTTACGCCGCCCATTACTTTCGGCATGTTGTGCGTGTTATACGTGTCATTACCTGGGTCAACACGTTCAGGAGAATAACAAAGGAAGAAGTCTTTGCCTGCTTCAAGCCCCATCTTGTTTAACTCAGACAAGATTAGCTCCTCTGTTGTACCAGGGTACGTTGTACTTTCTAGTGTAATGAGCGTGCCCTTCTTAAGATAAGGCTTCACATTATCGATAACACTTGTAATATATGAAGTGTCCGGGTCTTGGTTCTCACTTAATGGAGTTGGTACGCAGATGCTAATGGCATCAAGCTCTTTCGCAACACTGTAGTCTGTTGTAGCAAGGAAACGATCTGTCTCAAGTGCTTCTTTGACGTCATCACTTGATACATCGTTAATGTAGGACTCACCGTTACGTAGGTTATTGACTTTGTTCTCTGACAAATCAATTCCACATACAGTAAATCCAGCTTTCACCATTTCAACGGCAAGTGGTAAGCCGACATAGCCTAGTCCCACTACTCCGATATTCGCCGTCTTCGTCTCAATCTTGTGTACCAGTTGGTTGTAATAATCCATCATTTCATATCCCTCCATATAGTAGTTACGTAGTCTTTGTTATTGAGCAGGGGTTAACAAACGCTTTACTCTTGCTTCTAATTCAATCAGTGAAAAAGGCTTCGTCATGTATTCGGCTACCCCATAATCGAACGTGCGCTTCATATCTTCTTCTTGCTGCTTATTCGTTAGAACCACAACCTCTGGTGTATGCGTCCGGTCCATCGTTCGAACTTGTTCGATAAATTGATAGCCACCGAGTGCAGATAAGTTCAACTCCGTAATGACTAAATCTGGACGTGTAGCCTCACACTGCTTAACCCCCTCCTTTCCATCTAAAGCAGTATGTACGGTATATCCTTTGTTCTGCATATATGACGTAAGCAATTGCAATACTTTCACATCGCTGTCTACGAGCAGAATCGTCTTTTCTTCGTGCGTCGCTCGGAGCTCAGGTTCAAACGTTTCAATCCCAGCTCCTGTTTCATTTTCTTCGATCATTTTCCACACCATCCCAAACATCAATTGTTCTCTCTGATGACGACAAGTCGTACAACTTCCAATGAGTACTCGCTTTGGATTTCGGCCACGAGTCTCCAAGAATCCCTTTATGAATAACACCATATGATGCGTCTCGGCATGCCTTTGATGGTTGACTAGAATGGCAAGTAGCCCTTCTTCTTCGTCATAGCTTAGGTGATGATCACCATCTGGATACACAGAAACGAGTTTATTGCGTAGATTCACTATGGTTGCTTCGTTTAGTTGGATGCGAAGGAGCATTAGTCCACATGAGCCATTATGATTCCCGTTTAAATGCAAGAACCGATGGAACGCATCCATTATGCGTAAGCCAAGAACTTCATCTGCCATCACATCACCCTCTCTACAACTCTAGGATTAAGCTGACTTGTTATCCTCTGCGTTCCAGCTCGTTCGAACCATTGTGCCCCATGTGTTGTTCTTCTTGAAGAAGTCAATGTGGCCAAGGAAACGCCATAGGATTCCTAACTGGCGATAACCGAAGAACATAAGAACGGTGTAACCAAACATCTTGAAGAAGTCTTTCACTTTCGGGAAACGTTGGAAGGCTAACTCCTCTAATAAGAGCGATCCTAGACCAAGTAGCGATCCATAAAGAACGTTAATTAAACTAAAGACAAGGAGCACGGTCCATCCAGACATGTCCATAAATCCATATCCAATTAGCGCAAGGATACCGGTAATTCGGAAGTAAGGACTTAACGTCTCAAATATAATGTTGTAGGGTACTGTAATCCATCCCATAATCTTGTACTTCGGGCGCATGAACATGAAGATTCCTTCTTCAAGCATGTTCTTCAAGTTTCCGCGCCCCCACCGCTTCCGTTGACTGCCAAGAATCTTGAAGGTGTCAGGAGCTTGGGTCCAACAGACCGCATCTGGACAGAAATCAATCTTATACGGGAGGTTATTGTCGAGCATATAACGGTGCAGCTTAATAATGATGTTCATGTCCTCACCTGGATAACCACCACGATAGCCACCCACTTTAATGACATAGTCCTTACGGAACACGCCGAACGCACCGGAAACAATAATCAATCCGTTCACGCGACTCCAACCAATACGTCCACCTAGGAAGGCTTTGATGTACTCTACCGTCTGGAGCATTGGAAGCAACTTCTTCGGTAAATTCATTTCCTTCACTACGCCATTTTCAATGCGGCATCCATTTGCGATTCGGACGTTACCGCCAATCGCAACATATTCCTCAGGGTTCTCCATGTACTTTCTCGCAATTCGAATCAGTGCGTCTTGTTCCAGCAGTGAATCTGCATCAATGGATGAGATCAACTCATAGTTTGATAGGTTGATTCCTGCGTTAAGCGCATCTGCTTTACCACCATTTTCTTTGTCGACGACATATAAGTTCGGATAGCTCGGGTTATAGTAGATTCCTTTCACTTTCGCAGTCGCAATAGTGTCCTTCATGGCAGAAGGCTTATAGTACGTCAGATTGAACTCTTCTACTAACACGCCAACCGTATCGTCAGGTGA belongs to Pontibacillus halophilus JSM 076056 = DSM 19796 and includes:
- a CDS encoding EsaB/YukD family protein: MYIEITIDVSHYESGDSFDLRLSNYHTIKQLVDLVWQLKKFQTPPRQGYWVRISNKRVVLPGNERLVDAGVLTGDRIEIL
- a CDS encoding nucleotide sugar dehydrogenase, which translates into the protein MDYYNQLVHKIETKTANIGVVGLGYVGLPLAVEMVKAGFTVCGIDLSENKVNNLRNGESYINDVSSDDVKEALETDRFLATTDYSVAKELDAISICVPTPLSENQDPDTSYITSVIDNVKPYLKKGTLITLESTTYPGTTEELILSELNKMGLEAGKDFFLCYSPERVDPGNDTYNTHNMPKVMGGVTERCNQVGTMLYSNYIGNVVPVSSPRVAEMSKLLENTFRSVNIAFVNEIAMMCERMDIDVWEVIDAAATKPFGFMKFQPGPGIGGHCIPLDPMYLSWKAKGFRFYSKFIDLAQSINNNMPDVVVSKTSQVLNVYGKSINSSKILILGMAYKPNISDLRESPGLYLYELYKENGANVDYLDPHAHSFIDDEGEVVRSIQNSLDEIKQYDAVVLVTNHSDFDYEAIADLGVPIVDTRNAFEQFDMPHIHKLGTASKVNKREAHSVAL
- a CDS encoding GNAT family N-acetyltransferase, with product MYVRPFRREDLSACLHIFHEAVHRTTGKDYSAHQREAWAPDPIPEAMKARWLHTFLQHRSFVAIEGSDVIGFADMNESGYVDRMYVHPFFQRKSVATLLLHRLEEEAHDLLIETLSTHASFTALPFFKQHGFKEVDTQTVTINGASLSNVAMTKALRHLDD
- a CDS encoding response regulator transcription factor; protein product: MADEVLGLRIMDAFHRFLHLNGNHNGSCGLMLLRIQLNEATIVNLRNKLVSVYPDGDHHLSYDEEEGLLAILVNHQRHAETHHMVLFIKGFLETRGRNPKRVLIGSCTTCRHQREQLMFGMVWKMIEENETGAGIETFEPELRATHEEKTILLVDSDVKVLQLLTSYMQNKGYTVHTALDGKEGVKQCEATRPDLVITELNLSALGGYQFIEQVRTMDRTHTPEVVVLTNKQQEEDMKRTFDYGVAEYMTKPFSLIELEARVKRLLTPAQ
- the glmS gene encoding glutamine--fructose-6-phosphate transaminase (isomerizing), which gives rise to MCGIIGYIGTKESQNILTNGLGKLEYRGYDSVGIAVYNGESIGVRKAEGRLQNLEDQLGTSPLTGTVGIGHTRWATHGAPSDANSHPHTDKDQDFAVVHNGIIENYLDLKAELKDLGYVFKSETDSEVVAHLFTHLYDDDMISTIQQAIKRIDGAYALAIVTKHEPGKVFAVRQSSPLIIGAGENENFISSDIPAILEHTRNMHILEDGEMAVLTKDHVSLLETVTGNPITRDFFVVDWDMEQAEKNGYDHFMLKEIHEQPKALQNTMAGRVNSENGSIVFDELQWTKDKVNGWNKVSIVACGTAYHAGLIGKSVIEELTRTPVDVEVASEFRYRRPIVDEKTLVIVVSQSGETADTLAALRESQKLGAQVLAITNVVGSSIAREANQVILTNAGPEIAVASTKAYTTQILSFYLIGIYMAQLKEQITAEYRNELVQSLQQTPDQITEILEHTKGLRWYAESIKDAKSVFFLGRGIDHAVSLEGSLKLKEISYIHSEAYAAGELKHGTLALIEEGTPIVALNTQEEVYEKMLGNIQEVKARGAQVLGVALEGNMKIWQYVDETCYIPVTHALLTPILSVVPLQLISYYTALELGNDVDKPRNLAKSVTVE
- a CDS encoding WXG100 family type VII secretion target, which encodes MAGNIRLTPEELVSMSGRYSNEAGQVGEQISRLDSMIQELEGIWEGESSRAFGEQYQSLRPSVIQIQQLLEDVAAQLTNTARALEDADTQVANQIRG
- a CDS encoding GNAT family N-acetyltransferase is translated as MIHHLHRDEEILSAYPIMRQLRTHLEEEEYKALVREAMEVDRYHLVAYSMNGAIVSVVGFKPMTTLYYGRFVWVCDLVTDEMHRSKGLGEILLSYVEDWARQHAFTSVALSSGLSRHGAHDFYEEQMGYDRVSYVFKRVFN
- the essB gene encoding type VII secretion protein EssB, which produces MSQDERTYLEEQLEAEIHEEASVITFQFQQEKVKMDELEEVHVLRDLHPHIKKTIKMGEDDVSIEHVVPQSYVRFQHVLKEGEKERAMSAYRLVKEVEGHSIRRLHPIVSPENMVFDRGLKPYLLHYGVKESLPPYERDNEQLLYETRALVAALVAPAYSFIQYLRFYETLKLSDLAQKVVEAKTFQQLIEILENRIEDLRQQESSYIQVTHKKWKTNRFALLGVSIILLPVMVYSIYSLFFLQPKQDQIVAAQESFLKDEYSEVVTALQPYPIERIPKVSQYELAVSYITNESLTEDQKETVMNSVSLQSDPDYYEYWIQIGRGQAEEALEVARFLEDRDLIMFGLLKYREQVKANRDLSSEERKQELDEIERELKDYEEEREEQEENEGTNS
- a CDS encoding sugar phosphate nucleotidyltransferase; protein product: MNETYAVVLAAGKGTRMKSDLPKVLHPVCGKPMVQHIIDRLRAISVSEIVTVVGHKAEMIQEHVGDSVRYALQEEQLGTAHAVMMAKDDLAGKPGTTLILTGDTPLITERTLANLANYHRETGAAATILTSLVDDATGYGRIVRDDTGDVARIVEHKDATEEEKAITEINTGMFCFDNELLFEALDNVSTDNVQGEYYLPDVIEILKKAGHTISATSTSRVEEGFGVNDRIQLSRAEHMMRERILELHMNNGVTIIDPSSTYIGADVVVGRDSKIEPRVHLRGQTIIGERCVIGPNVDIMDFKAEASTKIHNYSMTYDVCKMPYASTTS